In Rhodococcus rhodochrous, a single genomic region encodes these proteins:
- a CDS encoding carboxyl transferase domain-containing protein, which translates to MFKRIAVVNRGEAAVRLIRAVRELNSEHGYDIKTIALHTDAERRAMFVRQADEGVTLRPSTTAATPYLDHAELERALLEAKADAVWVGWGFVAEDPAFAELCARLGITFIGPSADAMRLLGDKVEAKLLAEKVGVPVAPWSGGPVDSRADARRHAQAIGYPLIIKARSGGGGRGIRKVYAEDELELALERTQGEAERSFGDPVVFIERLVTDARHVEVQVIADKHGNVWAPGVRDCSIQRKNQKVIEESASPLLTKEQSDHLRTVSADLVRAAGYAGAGTVEYLYQPDLKIFTFLEVNTRLQVEHPITEATTGIDLVKLQILVASGEKLPGECPSEFGHAVEARLNAEDAANGFAPAPGTVQLLKFPLGSGLRVDTGIAQSDIIPPDYDSMVAKIIAWGRDRDEALARLRTALRETTVVLDGGTTTKSFLLDLLDRPEVIDASADTGWLDRTGAGTETGPSKVADVALIATAVDVYDTDEARERSAFLASARGGRPRAGHAVGRKIELSYQGQAYELVVGQVGPHRYRVDTGSAEFDVDVERLGDYESRLTLGGRRHNVVSIAGPAHFLVEVDGISHQISQDEAGVVRTPAPAVVVAVPVAVGDEVEAGQTLVVLESMKMETAVRAPFAGKVREILAVVNAQVDAGAPLLRVDQIVEEVVTETVERVEFAAPAPSLSDDVAVDALARLDSLAALVTGYDVSAKRTAALLAEYERLSGSVDSCALVRAELSLLTTFADVCELSRNRPTEEEKNSDDRVHSPREFFHGYLQSLDVEVGGLPDSFRARLARALRHYDVLELDRTPDLEEAVYRLFLALERIEAHVPVVTALLDRWVERDDTEVGISHELNEVLDRLIVATQVRFPVIGDTARNLRYRYFEEPVIRKAREQVYDGVRGSLAYLAEHAQAADYAQRIESLVATPEPLIDLLAQQITRPETVPGPLLEVITRRAYKIRTLEDVCSCTVAGHQFVTGNFDLRGTRLYLISAEAPHAEFASLLAAVEESAASVPDTKNLVIDLYLAWDDAPADADAQADALRAELAARPVTGAARRVTVTVCHTDTAEEHVFTFRPYETGYAEETNIRDIHPLTGQRLDLWRLKNFDGTRLPANPDTYLYHLVSQDNPSDERFIALAEVRDLTPQRDESGRIVGLPAFERALASSLDGMRRAQANRGGRRLDANRVVLYVWPAVDLDMEDLRRIGRNAAPLTVGAGLEEITVIGSWRDRQDEPAREVALRFSYRSGAGVIVRVTEPPKEPLKPLDEYTQKVQRSRARGTVYPYELIPLLTGGEGTFVEYDFDEQGTLVPVDRPYGRNTAGLIVGVVDTPTPRYPEGMKRVALFGDPTKALGTVAEAECSRVVAAIDLAESLNAPVEWFALSSGATISMGSGTENMDWVSRGLRRIITFTQNGGEINVVVTGINVGAQPYWNAEATMLMHTKGILVMTPDSAMVLTGKQSLDYSGGVSAEDNFGIGGYDRVMGPNGQAQYWAPNLSAAIETLFAHYAHAYVAPGERFPRKAVSSDPVDRNVCVYPHVHPSSDFTTVGDIFSSETNPDRKKPFDIRTVMRSVVDQDHAVLERWADMADADTSVVFDAHLGGNPVTVIGIESRAIPRKGWFPADGPDQWTSGTLFPKSSKKTARAINAASGNRPLVVLANLSGFDGSPESLRNLQLEYGAEIGRAIVNFDGPIVFVVVSRYHGGAFVVFSGALNENMEVLAVEGSFASVLGGAPAAAVVFTRDVNKRTASDPRVVELEAQLRAAEDGDKARLGVELTALRTAVRSEKLGEVAAEFEAIHNIQRAQQVGSVDAIVPAVELRPQIIAAVERGMARTLA; encoded by the coding sequence ATGTTCAAGCGGATCGCAGTGGTCAATCGAGGTGAGGCGGCAGTACGCCTCATCCGGGCAGTCCGGGAGCTCAACTCCGAGCACGGCTACGACATCAAGACGATCGCTCTGCACACCGACGCCGAACGACGGGCGATGTTCGTCCGTCAGGCCGACGAAGGAGTGACCCTCCGTCCGTCGACGACGGCGGCGACCCCCTACCTCGATCATGCAGAACTCGAGCGCGCGCTCCTCGAGGCGAAGGCCGACGCCGTCTGGGTCGGCTGGGGCTTCGTCGCCGAGGATCCCGCCTTCGCCGAGCTGTGTGCCCGTCTCGGGATCACCTTCATCGGCCCCTCCGCCGACGCCATGCGTCTGCTCGGCGACAAGGTCGAGGCGAAACTCCTCGCCGAGAAGGTCGGGGTTCCCGTCGCACCGTGGTCCGGTGGACCCGTCGATTCCCGCGCCGACGCGCGCCGCCACGCGCAGGCCATCGGCTACCCGCTGATCATCAAGGCCCGCTCCGGCGGCGGTGGCCGTGGCATCCGCAAGGTCTACGCCGAGGACGAGCTCGAGCTCGCCCTCGAGCGCACCCAGGGTGAGGCCGAGCGTTCCTTCGGCGACCCCGTCGTGTTCATCGAGCGTCTCGTCACCGACGCGCGCCACGTCGAGGTCCAGGTCATCGCCGACAAGCACGGCAACGTGTGGGCTCCCGGTGTGCGCGACTGCTCGATCCAGCGCAAGAACCAGAAGGTCATCGAGGAGTCCGCCTCGCCGCTGCTCACCAAGGAGCAGTCCGACCACCTGCGCACGGTCTCGGCCGATCTCGTCCGCGCCGCCGGCTATGCCGGTGCCGGCACCGTCGAGTACCTCTACCAGCCCGACCTGAAGATCTTCACCTTCCTCGAGGTCAACACCCGCCTCCAGGTCGAGCACCCCATCACCGAAGCCACGACCGGCATCGACCTCGTGAAGCTGCAGATCCTCGTCGCCTCCGGCGAGAAGCTGCCCGGCGAGTGCCCCTCCGAGTTCGGTCACGCCGTCGAGGCCCGCCTGAACGCCGAGGATGCCGCCAACGGCTTCGCGCCCGCCCCCGGCACCGTGCAGCTGCTCAAGTTCCCGCTCGGCTCCGGCCTGCGTGTCGACACCGGCATCGCCCAGAGCGACATCATCCCGCCCGACTACGACTCGATGGTCGCCAAGATCATCGCGTGGGGCCGCGACCGCGACGAGGCACTCGCCCGCCTGCGCACCGCTCTGCGCGAGACCACCGTCGTCCTCGACGGCGGCACGACGACCAAGTCGTTCCTGCTCGACCTGCTCGACCGTCCCGAGGTCATCGACGCCTCCGCCGACACCGGCTGGCTCGACCGCACCGGTGCCGGCACCGAGACCGGTCCGTCCAAGGTCGCCGACGTCGCTCTGATCGCGACGGCCGTCGACGTCTACGACACCGACGAGGCCCGCGAGCGCTCCGCCTTCCTCGCTTCGGCCCGCGGCGGTCGCCCGCGCGCCGGACACGCCGTCGGACGCAAGATCGAGCTGAGCTACCAGGGCCAGGCCTACGAGCTCGTCGTCGGCCAGGTCGGCCCGCACCGCTACCGGGTCGACACCGGTTCCGCCGAGTTCGACGTCGACGTCGAGCGGCTGGGCGACTACGAGTCGCGCCTGACCCTCGGCGGACGCCGCCACAACGTGGTGTCGATCGCCGGTCCGGCCCACTTCCTCGTCGAGGTCGACGGCATCAGCCACCAGATCAGCCAGGACGAGGCCGGCGTGGTGCGCACCCCCGCCCCGGCCGTGGTCGTCGCGGTTCCCGTCGCCGTCGGTGACGAGGTCGAGGCCGGTCAGACCCTCGTCGTGCTCGAGTCGATGAAGATGGAGACCGCGGTCCGCGCTCCCTTCGCCGGCAAGGTCCGCGAGATCCTCGCCGTCGTCAACGCGCAGGTCGACGCGGGCGCCCCGCTCCTGCGGGTCGACCAGATCGTCGAGGAGGTCGTCACCGAGACCGTCGAGCGCGTGGAGTTCGCCGCACCGGCGCCCTCGCTCAGCGACGATGTCGCCGTCGACGCTCTCGCCCGCCTCGACTCGCTCGCCGCTCTGGTCACCGGATACGACGTGTCCGCCAAGCGCACCGCGGCGCTGCTCGCCGAGTACGAGCGTCTCTCCGGCTCGGTCGACTCGTGCGCACTCGTCCGCGCCGAGCTCTCGCTGCTGACGACCTTCGCGGACGTGTGCGAACTGTCGCGCAACCGTCCGACCGAGGAGGAGAAGAACAGCGACGACCGGGTCCACAGCCCCCGCGAGTTCTTCCACGGCTACCTGCAGTCGCTCGACGTGGAGGTCGGGGGTCTGCCCGACAGCTTCCGCGCGCGTCTCGCCCGTGCCCTGCGGCACTACGACGTCCTCGAACTCGATCGCACCCCGGATCTCGAGGAGGCCGTCTACCGGCTGTTCCTCGCACTCGAGCGCATCGAAGCCCATGTTCCCGTGGTCACTGCGCTGCTCGACCGCTGGGTCGAGCGCGACGACACCGAGGTGGGCATCTCCCACGAACTCAACGAGGTCCTCGACCGTCTGATCGTCGCGACCCAGGTCCGCTTCCCGGTCATCGGCGACACCGCCCGCAACCTGCGGTACCGCTACTTCGAGGAGCCGGTGATCCGCAAGGCCCGCGAGCAGGTCTACGACGGGGTCCGCGGTTCGCTCGCGTACCTCGCCGAGCATGCGCAGGCGGCGGACTACGCGCAGCGCATCGAGTCGCTGGTCGCTACCCCCGAGCCGCTGATCGACCTTCTCGCACAGCAGATCACGCGTCCCGAGACCGTTCCGGGTCCGTTGCTCGAGGTCATCACCCGACGGGCGTACAAGATCCGCACCCTCGAGGACGTCTGCTCGTGCACGGTCGCCGGGCACCAGTTCGTCACCGGCAACTTCGATCTGCGCGGCACCCGCCTGTACCTGATCTCCGCGGAGGCACCGCACGCCGAGTTCGCCTCGCTGCTCGCCGCCGTCGAGGAGTCGGCGGCATCGGTTCCCGACACGAAGAACCTGGTGATCGACCTGTATCTCGCGTGGGACGACGCTCCGGCCGATGCCGACGCCCAGGCCGACGCACTGCGCGCCGAACTCGCCGCACGCCCGGTGACCGGCGCGGCCCGTCGCGTGACCGTGACGGTCTGCCACACCGACACGGCCGAAGAGCACGTGTTCACCTTCCGCCCCTACGAGACCGGATACGCGGAGGAGACCAACATCCGCGACATCCACCCGCTCACGGGTCAGCGTCTGGATCTGTGGCGCCTGAAGAACTTCGACGGCACCCGCCTGCCCGCCAACCCGGACACCTACCTGTATCACCTGGTGTCGCAGGACAATCCGTCCGACGAGCGGTTCATCGCCCTCGCCGAGGTGCGCGACCTGACGCCGCAGCGCGACGAGTCCGGCCGCATCGTCGGACTGCCGGCCTTCGAACGCGCTCTCGCGAGCTCGCTCGACGGCATGCGACGCGCCCAGGCCAACCGCGGCGGGCGACGTCTCGACGCGAACCGCGTGGTGCTCTACGTGTGGCCCGCCGTCGATCTCGACATGGAGGATCTGCGTCGCATCGGCCGCAACGCCGCGCCGCTGACCGTGGGTGCCGGCCTCGAGGAGATCACCGTCATCGGGTCGTGGCGTGATCGCCAGGACGAGCCGGCACGCGAGGTCGCCCTGCGCTTCTCGTACCGCTCCGGTGCGGGCGTCATCGTGCGGGTCACCGAGCCGCCGAAGGAGCCGCTGAAGCCGCTCGACGAGTACACCCAGAAGGTCCAGCGGTCCCGTGCCCGCGGCACCGTCTACCCGTACGAGCTGATCCCGCTGCTCACCGGCGGCGAGGGCACCTTCGTCGAGTACGACTTCGACGAGCAGGGCACCCTCGTGCCCGTCGACCGCCCCTACGGCCGCAACACTGCGGGTCTGATCGTCGGTGTCGTCGACACCCCGACCCCGCGGTACCCCGAGGGCATGAAGCGCGTCGCGCTGTTCGGTGATCCCACCAAGGCGCTGGGCACCGTCGCGGAGGCCGAGTGCTCCCGCGTGGTCGCCGCGATCGACCTGGCGGAGAGCCTGAACGCTCCCGTCGAGTGGTTCGCACTGTCGTCCGGCGCGACGATCTCCATGGGCTCGGGTACCGAGAACATGGACTGGGTGTCGCGCGGCCTGCGTCGCATCATCACGTTCACGCAGAACGGCGGCGAGATCAACGTCGTGGTCACCGGCATCAACGTCGGCGCGCAGCCGTACTGGAACGCCGAGGCGACGATGCTCATGCACACCAAGGGCATCCTCGTGATGACCCCGGACAGCGCGATGGTGCTCACCGGCAAGCAGTCGCTCGACTACTCGGGTGGCGTCTCCGCCGAGGACAACTTCGGCATCGGCGGCTACGACCGCGTCATGGGCCCCAACGGCCAGGCGCAGTACTGGGCTCCGAACCTCAGTGCCGCCATCGAGACGCTGTTCGCGCACTACGCCCACGCCTACGTCGCGCCGGGCGAGCGCTTCCCGCGCAAGGCCGTGTCCTCCGACCCGGTCGACCGCAACGTGTGCGTGTACCCGCACGTGCATCCGTCCAGCGACTTCACCACCGTGGGCGACATCTTCTCGTCCGAGACCAACCCGGATCGCAAGAAGCCGTTCGACATCCGCACGGTGATGCGTTCGGTGGTCGACCAGGACCACGCGGTGCTCGAACGGTGGGCCGACATGGCCGACGCCGACACCTCGGTCGTGTTCGACGCGCACCTGGGTGGAAACCCGGTGACGGTCATCGGCATCGAGTCCCGCGCGATCCCGCGCAAGGGCTGGTTCCCGGCCGACGGACCGGACCAGTGGACCTCGGGCACGCTGTTCCCGAAGTCGTCGAAGAAGACGGCGCGGGCGATCAATGCGGCGAGCGGCAACCGCCCGCTCGTGGTGCTCGCCAACCTGTCGGGCTTCGACGGCTCCCCCGAGTCGCTGCGCAACCTGCAGCTCGAGTACGGCGCCGAGATCGGCCGGGCCATCGTCAACTTCGACGGTCCGATCGTGTTCGTCGTGGTCTCCCGCTACCACGGTGGTGCCTTCGTGGTGTTCTCGGGCGCGTTGAACGAGAACATGGAAGTCCTCGCCGTGGAGGGTTCGTTCGCCTCGGTGCTCGGTGGCGCTCCGGCGGCCGCGGTGGTCTTCACCCGCGACGTCAACAAGCGCACTGCGAGCGATCCGCGGGTCGTGGAACTCGAGGCCCAGCTGCGGGCCGCGGAGGACGGCGACAAGGCGCGTCTGGGCGTCGAGCTCACCGCTCTGCGCACCGCCGTGCGGTCGGAGAAGCTCGGTGAGGTGGCGGCCGAATTCGAGGCGATCCACAACATCCAGCGCGCACAGCAGGTCGGCTCGGTCGACGCGATCGTGCCGGCGGTCGAGCTGCGGCCGCAGATCATCGCGGCCGTCGAACGCGGCATGGCACGCACGCTCGCGTAA
- a CDS encoding ParA family protein, translated as MARVIATINLKGGVGKTTTTAALGEFMAAEFGQRVLMIDLDPQTNLTTMMVGEERWQELNELGLTLATLFRKAITPHADAFDIEKAVQKNVSPVRAVRDLDLLASSLDLMDIQEGLTHQQYADPGSHRPVEVLLSAVRPIADRYDYILVDCPPNLGILTLNGLRLADGYLIPTIPDILSTYGIPPLQTKIQEFAKRTGHTVREIGLVITKYRSASNLHRTIIEQLQRDPRIANVVPAWVPEANQIAASAEFVPYGTLKRKYGNTGQYDALRILTETIMMNAQVYL; from the coding sequence GTGGCACGGGTAATCGCGACGATCAACCTGAAAGGTGGCGTCGGCAAGACCACGACGACGGCCGCTCTGGGCGAATTCATGGCGGCGGAGTTCGGGCAGCGGGTGCTCATGATCGATCTCGACCCGCAGACCAACCTCACCACGATGATGGTGGGGGAGGAGCGCTGGCAGGAACTGAACGAACTCGGTCTGACCCTCGCGACGCTCTTCCGTAAGGCGATCACGCCCCACGCCGACGCGTTCGACATCGAGAAGGCCGTCCAGAAGAACGTCTCGCCCGTGCGAGCGGTCCGTGATCTCGACCTGCTCGCGTCGTCGCTGGATCTCATGGACATCCAGGAGGGTCTCACCCACCAGCAGTACGCGGATCCCGGCTCGCACCGTCCCGTCGAGGTACTGCTCTCCGCTGTCCGGCCCATCGCCGACCGGTACGACTACATCCTCGTCGACTGCCCGCCGAATCTCGGGATCCTCACCCTCAACGGGTTGCGTCTCGCCGACGGTTATCTCATCCCGACGATTCCCGACATCCTGTCCACCTACGGAATTCCGCCGCTGCAGACCAAGATCCAGGAATTCGCGAAGCGGACCGGCCACACGGTGCGGGAGATCGGCCTCGTCATCACGAAGTACCGCAGTGCCTCGAATCTGCACCGCACGATCATCGAACAGCTCCAGCGCGATCCCCGGATCGCGAACGTCGTTCCCGCCTGGGTGCCCGAGGCCAATCAGATCGCGGCGTCCGCCGAGTTCGTGCCCTACGGCACGCTCAAGCGCAAGTACGGCAACACCGGTCAGTACGACGCACTGAGAATCCTCACCGAGACGATCATGATGAATGCGCAGGTGTACCTGTGA
- the fadD1 gene encoding fatty-acid--CoA ligase FadD1: MAETVQQALRDLLENDTAAIVHDTGRWTWREHLQEASAQAAALLSLMDRDRPVHVGALLGNTPAFLHAIAGAGLAGFPLVGINNTRRGEGLARDILRADCQILLTDAAHAPLLDGLDLGDVTVFDVASPEWRALVDGAGPLEPYREVGPTDPFMLIFTSGTSGDPKPVMLAHMMVLFSGGTLVPRFSITSDDVVYLSMPLFHSNAILAGWCVSLRSGAAMAPASFSASHFLDDVRRYGATYMNYVGKPLAYILATVERPDDIDNPLRVAFGNEATDRDIEEFGRRFDCTVWDGFGSTEAAVIITRDEGTPPGSIGRGLPGVDVYDPETLTPCAHAEFDDNGALINADKAVGQLVNTQGAGFFTGYYNDEAATNECLRGGMFWSGDLAYKDADGWIYLAGRTADWMRVDGENLAAAPIERILQRLPQLSRVAVYGVPDDHVGDQIMTAIVLRDETSLVPEEFENFLSEQADLSPKAWPRYVRIAADLPTTATNKILKRALEKEGPTAGDGVLWVRENEKYVVA, encoded by the coding sequence ATGGCAGAGACCGTCCAGCAGGCACTCCGCGACCTGCTCGAGAACGACACCGCGGCCATCGTCCACGACACCGGCAGGTGGACCTGGCGTGAGCACCTGCAGGAGGCGTCCGCTCAGGCGGCAGCCCTCCTGTCGCTGATGGACCGCGACAGGCCGGTGCACGTCGGAGCACTGCTCGGCAACACCCCCGCCTTCCTCCACGCGATCGCCGGGGCCGGGCTCGCGGGCTTCCCGCTCGTCGGCATCAACAACACCCGACGCGGCGAGGGACTGGCACGCGACATCCTGCGGGCGGACTGCCAGATCCTGCTGACCGACGCCGCGCACGCCCCGCTGCTCGACGGCCTCGACCTCGGCGACGTCACCGTCTTCGACGTCGCGAGCCCCGAGTGGCGGGCGCTCGTCGACGGGGCCGGTCCGCTCGAGCCGTACCGGGAGGTCGGTCCGACCGACCCGTTCATGCTGATCTTCACCTCGGGGACGAGCGGGGATCCGAAGCCTGTGATGCTCGCCCACATGATGGTGTTGTTCTCGGGCGGCACCCTCGTCCCGCGGTTCTCGATCACGAGCGACGACGTCGTCTACCTGTCGATGCCGTTGTTCCACTCCAACGCGATCCTCGCCGGGTGGTGCGTGTCGCTGCGCAGCGGTGCAGCGATGGCACCGGCGTCGTTCTCCGCCTCGCACTTCCTCGACGACGTGCGCCGCTACGGCGCGACCTACATGAACTACGTCGGCAAGCCTCTCGCGTACATCCTGGCGACCGTCGAACGACCCGACGACATCGACAACCCGCTCCGGGTGGCGTTCGGCAACGAGGCCACCGACCGCGACATCGAGGAGTTCGGCCGACGCTTCGACTGCACCGTCTGGGACGGTTTCGGGTCGACCGAGGCCGCGGTGATCATCACCCGCGACGAAGGCACCCCACCCGGATCGATCGGTCGAGGACTGCCGGGGGTCGACGTCTACGATCCGGAGACCCTCACCCCCTGTGCCCACGCGGAGTTCGACGACAACGGCGCCCTGATCAACGCCGACAAGGCCGTCGGTCAGCTCGTGAACACGCAGGGCGCCGGATTCTTCACCGGCTACTACAACGACGAGGCCGCTACGAACGAATGTCTTCGTGGCGGCATGTTCTGGTCGGGAGATCTCGCCTACAAGGACGCGGACGGCTGGATCTACCTCGCCGGTCGCACCGCAGACTGGATGCGGGTGGACGGTGAGAACCTCGCTGCCGCGCCCATCGAGCGGATCCTGCAACGACTGCCGCAGCTGAGCCGCGTCGCCGTCTACGGTGTGCCCGACGACCACGTGGGCGACCAGATCATGACCGCAATCGTGCTGCGCGACGAGACATCGCTAGTCCCAGAGGAATTCGAGAATTTCCTCTCCGAGCAGGCCGACCTCTCCCCCAAGGCGTGGCCGAGATACGTACGGATTGCGGCGGATCTGCCCACCACGGCCACCAACAAGATCCTCAAGCGCGCGCTCGAGAAGGAAGGACCCACAGCAGGCGACGGCGTGCTGTGGGTCCGCGAGAACGAGAAGTACGTCGTGGCCTGA
- a CDS encoding alpha/beta hydrolase gives MHPRSLTFPSGGETVHAWHFTPGPDVPGRADGTPVVVMAHGLGGTKDSGLAPFAERFTAAGMHVLAFDYRGFGESGGTDRQRVDVAGQIADYRAALATARRLDCADPRRAVLWGVSLSGGHVLSVAAQDRDVAAVVSMTPLVDGPAAGVLAARHHAPSALVRSTAAGVRSRVGSVARGSSTTIPIVGPPGTVAALSLDGYHEDYLSLAGPTWRNEIDADVVLSLGTYRPARHASSVSCPVLVQIADFDRSAPPHAAARAAFRARAEVRHYPCDHFDVWPGKDWFDRAVEHQIHFLTRHLAAQ, from the coding sequence GTGCACCCGCGTTCACTGACCTTCCCCTCCGGAGGCGAGACGGTCCACGCCTGGCACTTCACTCCCGGACCCGACGTTCCCGGCAGGGCCGACGGGACGCCGGTCGTGGTCATGGCCCACGGTCTGGGCGGGACGAAGGACTCCGGGCTCGCCCCGTTCGCCGAGCGGTTCACAGCCGCGGGCATGCACGTGCTCGCCTTCGACTACCGAGGATTCGGCGAGTCCGGAGGCACCGACCGTCAGCGCGTCGACGTCGCGGGACAGATCGCCGACTACCGCGCAGCCCTCGCGACCGCGCGGCGACTGGACTGCGCCGATCCCCGTCGTGCCGTGCTGTGGGGCGTGTCGTTGTCGGGCGGACACGTCCTGTCCGTCGCCGCACAGGACCGGGACGTTGCCGCCGTCGTGTCCATGACGCCGCTCGTCGACGGACCGGCCGCAGGCGTCCTCGCTGCCCGTCATCACGCTCCCTCCGCGCTCGTCCGTTCGACGGCGGCCGGAGTGCGCAGCCGGGTGGGATCGGTCGCGCGGGGCTCGTCCACCACCATCCCGATCGTGGGACCACCCGGCACGGTCGCCGCCCTGTCGCTGGACGGCTACCACGAGGACTATCTCTCCCTGGCCGGCCCGACCTGGCGCAACGAGATCGACGCCGACGTCGTGCTGTCTCTCGGTACCTACCGTCCCGCGCGACACGCGTCGTCCGTCTCGTGCCCGGTTCTCGTCCAGATCGCGGACTTCGATCGCAGCGCTCCCCCGCACGCCGCGGCGCGTGCAGCCTTCCGCGCTCGTGCCGAGGTGCGTCACTATCCGTGCGACCACTTCGACGTCTGGCCCGGCAAGGACTGGTTCGACCGGGCCGTAGAGCATCAGATCCACTTCCTGACCCGACATCTCGCTGCGCAGTAA
- a CDS encoding flavin-containing monooxygenase, whose protein sequence is MSAPTTAVIGAGISGLTAGKMLCDYGVPYTCFESSDRVGGNWAFGNPNGHSSAYRSLHIDTSKHQLSFKDYPMPESYPDFPHHTQIKEYLDGYTDVFGLRGNIEFRNGVRHARRRPEGGWELDLEDGSTRAFEFLVVANGHHWDPRVPEFPGHFAGESLHSHHYIDPRTPMDFAGKRILVVGLGNSAADIAVELSSKALQTEVTLSTRSSAWIVPKYIAGRPADKFYRTVPYIPMSWQRKIAQWGQPLLSGRPERYGLPTPNHKFFEAHPTQSVELPLRLGSGDIVAKPDIERFDGHTVHFVDGTAAEFDVVIYATGYNITFPFFDPEFISAPDNHIALYKRIFAPGIPDLAFAGFAQATPTLFPFVECQARLIAAYAIGRYALPSEDDMRRIIVEDQRKFTGHMLDRPRHTQQLDYFAYEFDIRTREMPAGIARAGRATKEDASCTRVH, encoded by the coding sequence ATGTCGGCACCTACCACCGCGGTCATCGGCGCCGGTATCAGCGGGTTGACCGCCGGAAAGATGCTGTGCGACTACGGGGTGCCCTACACCTGCTTCGAGAGCTCCGACCGTGTGGGCGGCAACTGGGCGTTCGGCAATCCCAACGGCCACAGCAGCGCGTACCGCTCACTGCACATCGACACGTCGAAGCACCAGTTGTCGTTCAAGGACTACCCGATGCCGGAGTCCTATCCCGACTTCCCGCACCACACACAGATCAAGGAGTACCTCGACGGCTACACCGACGTCTTCGGACTGCGCGGGAACATCGAGTTCCGTAACGGCGTCCGCCACGCGCGACGGCGACCCGAAGGCGGGTGGGAGCTCGACCTCGAGGACGGCAGCACGCGCGCGTTCGAGTTCCTCGTCGTCGCCAACGGTCACCATTGGGATCCCCGCGTGCCGGAGTTCCCCGGACACTTCGCCGGCGAGTCGCTGCACTCCCACCACTACATCGACCCGCGCACCCCGATGGATTTCGCGGGCAAGCGCATCCTCGTGGTGGGGCTCGGCAACAGCGCAGCCGACATCGCCGTGGAGTTGTCGTCGAAGGCGTTGCAGACCGAGGTGACGCTGTCGACGCGCTCGAGTGCGTGGATCGTCCCGAAGTACATCGCGGGCCGGCCGGCCGACAAGTTCTACCGCACCGTCCCCTACATACCGATGTCGTGGCAACGGAAGATCGCGCAGTGGGGCCAGCCACTGCTGTCGGGACGTCCCGAGCGGTACGGGCTGCCCACTCCGAACCACAAGTTCTTCGAGGCGCACCCCACGCAGTCGGTCGAACTGCCGCTGCGCCTCGGCTCGGGCGACATCGTCGCGAAACCCGACATCGAACGGTTCGACGGCCACACGGTCCACTTCGTGGACGGAACCGCAGCGGAGTTCGACGTCGTCATCTACGCGACCGGCTACAACATCACCTTCCCGTTCTTCGATCCGGAGTTCATCAGCGCTCCCGACAACCACATCGCGCTGTACAAGCGGATCTTCGCGCCGGGGATCCCCGACCTCGCGTTCGCCGGTTTCGCGCAGGCCACGCCCACCCTGTTCCCGTTCGTCGAATGCCAGGCACGACTGATCGCGGCCTATGCGATCGGCCGCTACGCCCTTCCGTCCGAGGACGACATGCGCCGCATCATCGTCGAAGATCAGCGCAAGTTCACCGGGCACATGCTCGACCGCCCCCGGCACACGCAGCAGCTCGACTATTTCGCCTACGAGTTCGACATCCGGACACGCGAGATGCCGGCCGGAATCGCCCGCGCAGGCCGGGCAACGAAGGAGGACGCCTCGTGCACCCGCGTTCACTGA